The following nucleotide sequence is from Callithrix jacchus isolate 240 chromosome 12, calJac240_pri, whole genome shotgun sequence.
TAAGTTgtgtgcttccttttttttttggtgttttgagatggagtctcactctgtcgcccaggctggagtgcaatggtgccatctcggctccccgcaccctccgcctcccgggttcaagtgagcctcctgagtagctgggatcacaggcacgtgccaccacgcccagctaatttttgtatttttggtagagacagggtttctccatgttagtcaggctggtctcgaactcctaatctggtgatccgcccgcctcagcctccccaggtgctgggattacaggctggctTTATTTCCTGTGAGGTGCCCCGGCATTCCTTGTTCACCAGCCAGGGGAGCCTTCAGGAACCCCGGGGTCCCCAGTGCCAGGGTCCTCAGGGTGGCTTCCTCCTGGAGCCTCGCTCTTCCTGGCCTCAGCCACACCAGCACTGGCCTCTGCCCACAGCGTTGCAGGAAGAGGTCAGAGGATAGCAACGGCAGTTGCCACCCCATCCCTATCTCTCGTCCCAGGGCCCCGGCCCAAGCCCCAGTGGCCCCACAGCTCAGCCCAGGAGCCCCACCCGCAGGGGCAGATGCCCCTGGCCCACAGAGGACGAGAACCGGCTGGGGAGTCTCTTCGACAAACAGCAGTACCCGTTCTCCCCGTCCCTGCTAGGCCTCCGGTGCCTGCCGCTGGTCGGCAGAACCAGGTTTGAGCATGGAGCTGGGTCACTTAGAGAACGGTCAAGGGGAAGACAGATGGCCCCTGTCTGCGGGGTCTCCAGGTTCCTCCGATGCGCCGTCCGGCAGCCCTGATCccctcttccatttcttttttttttttcttttgagacggggtctcactctgttgcccaggctggagtgcagtggcacgatctcggctcactgcaacctctgcctcccaggttcaagcgattcttctgcctcagcctcccaagtagctggaattacaggtgcatgcctccacgcctggctaatcttctttttttttttttttttttttgaggcggagtttcgctcttgttacccaggctggagtgcaatggcgcgatctcagctcaccgcaacctccgcctcctgggttcaggcaattctcctgcctcattctcctgagtagctgggattacaggcacgcgccaccatgcccagctaattctttgtatttttagtagagacagggtttcaccttgttgaccaggacggtctcaatctcttgacctcgtgatccacctgcctcggcctcccaaagtgctgggattacaggcgtgagccaccatgcccggccagcctggctaatctttagtacagacagggtttcaccatattggctaggctggtcttgaactcctgacctcatgatctgtctgcctcagccttccacggTGCTGACCACCGCCCTCTGGGGAAGGGATGCCATCCCCCCATTGTCCACCCGCGTGCAGGGATGGAGGGCAACTTCCGTGCCTCTGAGGGGATCTGGACGGGCATTCCACCATCACGACATTCCACTTGTCACTGGTGTCGGCGTGTCTGCCTCCAGCTACCCTGACAGCAATGCGGCTGGTTTGCGCGTCTGTTTTACGCGTCACCCTGTGGATCCTCATCCTCATTACACAATCGATTTGTTCATTTCCATTAAAGAGTCTCCAGTTTCCTTCCAGGTTCTTGCCACCATGGACATAAACaggactatcttttttttttttaagacaaagacttgctctgtcacgcaggctggagcacagtggcccaatctcggctcacttcagcctctgcctcccgggttcaagtgattctccttcctcagcctcccaagtagctgggattacaggtgcgcaccaccacgcacagctaattttgtatttttagtagagacggggtttcaccttgttgaccaggctggtctcaaactcccaacctcaggtgatccatgcacgttggcctcccacactgctgggatgacaggcgtgagccaccgcgcccggccaacagtgCTATCATTTAAACAGAGTCCTTTGGGGCCTGTTTTCCCGCAGCTCACGCAGGGTGCAAGCCCATCCTGGGTTACATGGGCCGCCGCTGGCTTGCCCTGCAGGGAGGCTGGAGCCCTTGCACCCTGCCCTCGGCCCGAGAGCACCCATCTCCCCGGGTCTCCCCAACGCcgtgtttttagtttttgttaagCTGAGAAGCAAAGAACGGCTCTATGCGGATGTTTGAATAGCCCGTCCACGGAGACCAAGGGGGCGACCAGACTCCAGACACTGCCTGTCCACGTGACCAAGGGGGCGACCAGACTCCAGACACTGCCTGTCCACGCAACCAAGGGGGCGACCAGACTCCAGACACTGCCTGTCCACGCGACCAAGGGGGCGACCAGACTCCAGACACTGCCTGTCCACGTGACCAAGGGGGCGACCAGACTCCAGACACTGCCTGTCCACGCGACCAAGGGGGCGACCAGACTCCAGACGCTGCCTGTCCACGCGACCAAGGGGGCGACCAGACTCCAGACACTGCCTGTCCACGCGACCAAGGGGGCGACCAGACTCCAGACGCCGCATGGTAGCTTCTTCGACGAACGAGTCTGTCTGCTCCTCGGGATTTCTGATGCCTCCGTCAGGGTGAGAGCCCCTGACTAACAGGACCAAGTCCAGGATCCCCCGTGGGGACTTCGGGACCCTCTTCCCATGCCCCGTGCACGCTGACCTTACTCACGGCCTGAAATGACCCGGAACTTGCATCCTTCTGCATAAACGCCATTCAGACTAcggggaccagcctggccaacatggcgaaaccccgtctctactaaaaatacaaaaattagctgggggtggtggtgcgcacctgtagctactcgggagactgaggcaggagaatcacttgaacccaggaggcggaggttgcagtgagctgagatcgcgccactgcgctccagcctgggtgacagagtgagactccgcctcaaaaaaagttaataataaataagtaacttGGACTCTAGATCATGCTATCCAAGGAAACTTGCACCCGAGGCTGAGGGCAATATAAATGCGTTTTCAGGCACAGGGCACCTCAAACTTTTCATATCCTTTAAAACATTTCCATAAAACtcttaaataaaaggaaagacaatTACAGAAAATGTAGCAAGAGATACATTCAGAAAGGAGATCACACAGCATGATGGAGTTTACTGTTGTCCTTTAAAATAGATTAcaccaaagaaaaagagaaactgtaTCCACGTAACCCAGAAGTAACAGCCTAGATGGTATCACGTGAGGGATTTGGGGAGGAAGAGGGGCCGGGGGTGCCAGAGGCCGATAAACTCCTTATCTTACTGAATGTGCACGTAGCCATCTGTTTCAGAAAGGTGACGAAAGAGGAAACCTAGAAAATAACCgagctttataaaataaaaagataacaggAACCAGTCTGAGTGTATCGATGATTCTAATAAATATGAAGGAGTGAActtgtcagttaaaatatacaaatattagccaaaaaataaacttctgaaaaagaggaaattaaaaacGACAAATatagccaggggcggtggctcacgcctgtaatcgcaacactttgggaggctgaggcatgtgtatcacctgaggtcaggagttcgagaacagcctggccaacatggagaaacctcatctctactaaaaatacaaaaattagctggacgtggtggtgagtgcctgtagtcccagctatttgggaggctgaggcaggagaatggcttgaacccgggaggcagaggttgcagtgagccaagattgtaccactgcactccagccttagtgacagagtgagactctggctcagtaaaataatacaaatatttggccaggcatggtggctcctgcctgtaatcccagcactttgggaggctgaggtgggtggatcacgaggtcaggagtttgaaagcagcctggccaacatggcacaacGCTGTCTGCaatgaaaatacaacaattagccaggcgtggtggcgcactcctacaatcccagctacttggaaggctgaggcaggagaatcccttgaacccgggagccagagtttgcagtgagctgagatcacgccactgcactccagcctgggcgacagaggccgactctgtctcaaaaaaacacaaatattcatgattgatataaaaaacaaatccaggccgggcgtggtggctcaagcctgtaatcccagcactttgggaggccgaggcgggcggatcaccaggtcgagagattgagaccatcctggtcaacatggtgaaaccccatctctactgaaaatacaaaaaattagctgggcgtggtggcgcgtgcctgtaatcccagctactcgggaggctgaggcaggagaattgcctgaacccaggaggcggaggctgcggtgagccgagatcgcgccattgccctccagcctgggtaacaagagcgaaactccgtctcaaaaaaaaaataaaataaataaataaataaaggtggaGGAAACCTGGCTTCTGGGAGGGCCTCATCCCCTCTACGGGTGGAAGTGAAACACAGGCCATTGGCTTCGTCAGACCACGTGTGTGCAGACCACAGGCATGTCAGAGCCGCTGGAGGGGACTGCGGACTTGGTGGATGTTCTGAAGTGTCTTACCCTGCGGAGGATTTGTTCAAAGTGACCTGTGTGGTGTGAGAACCCCTAAAAACACCAAGACGGagggccgggcgtgatggctcccgcctgtaatcccagcactttgggaggctgaagcgggcagatgtACTGAGGttggtagttcgagaccagcctgaccaatatggtgaaaatactactaaaaatacaaaattggctgggcctggtggcgggggcctgtagccccagctactcgggaggctgaggcaggagaatcccttgaacccgggaggcggaggttgcggtgagctgagttcacgccactgcactccagcctgggagacagagcgagactccatctcaaaaaacaaaaaacaaaaacaaaacaaaaaaaaaaccctaagctGGAAATGGCCGGGGCAGTTTTCTGTGACACGGAGAACACAGAGCTGTGTGACGGTTGTGCTCTTCCAAGCCACCGTGAATGCGTAGATATTCACGGGCCCCTAGCACCAAAATCCCCAGAGGCCTTAACATGAGAGACCCCCAGACCTGTGCTGAGCCCCCCGGGGGGGCCCCACTCGGTGGCCAGGGATCTCACCCCACGCCCTTCTCAGCCCTGCTGGATGCAGAGCTGGCGACAGCGGGAACCGCGGGCATTACCCAACCTCAGCCGCAGCCCCGCCCCACGTTGCATCACTGCCCACCCGAGGAGCCCCCAGGGAAGACGCTGAGGGGCCGATGCCACCTGAGATACCGGAGGGAACCCGGTGCCCCACTCCGGACACAGCAGGCGCCCGTCTCCCTCTTCTGGTCAGGTCTCCGGCGCCCTCTCCTGGCCGGCAGGGCTGGGTGAGGATGGGGAGTTTGGGATCTGTTAGAGACCAGCCCCAGAACAGCAGAGAGGGGGTGCAGCCCCCCAGTCCTCTCCCCGACACCCCAGCAGGCTGGCTCACCACTTCCCATGTCCAGGGCCGCCCCCAGACCCTGGCTTTCCAGCAAAAGGCACCAGAAGGGCCTTTGATCAGTTCTGTGGGCATCCACACATGTGGCACAGCTGGGTGCCAGCCCAGGAGAGCACAGCGGGAGTTGGGGTCCCCTTGGAAGAATCGCCCCTTCCCAGGAGAAGTCAGCACCACCCCATGGTTGGATATTTTCAGCCGGGGCTGAGAGTGAACGGGAAAATGAACAAGGTGGCACTCAGGTGAGGCTCTGGGCCACAGGTGGACGCCTGGCCCAGCCCGGCCAGCAGCCTTGACCCACACTGACCCACCCTGGCCCTGGGACGCCCACTGCCTGCAAGAGGCTGTGTCGGGCTCCGGGGGTGTCTGTCCTTTCTTATTCAGACTGGCAGAGGTTCGGGTATGGGCCCTCCCCCACGGAACGTAGGCATCAGGCCCCCGGGGACAGAGAGAGCTCCACGGTGGCCTCTGAATCCCAGGACCTGAGCTTGGAAGGGCTCCCAGAGTGAACCCCACACCCTGGATCACAGATGGTAGAGGTGGGAGCCCCGAGCCAAGTTCCAGGGGAGTGGGGGTTGAACCAAGCCCCGCACCACCCCAGCGGCCCTGACCCTCCTCCAGGCCAAGTGTCACTGCAGGTGAGAATGGAGATGCTTGACACTGGAGCCTGGTCATCATCCTGCTGGGCACATCCCTGTGACCCTGTCACTTCCCTACCCCCGGGGGAGCCAGCCTCAGTGTCACCATCCAGCCCAAGCAGTTCCCACTGGTTAAGCCCCTCAGCTGGCCCCAGGACCCCCGGGACCCCCATCCCAGGCACCCTACAGACGTCTCCACTGCCAGCGCATGGCACCCACTCAGTCTGAGGACACGGCTCCTACCTCCCGCCGTGGAAGCCACCCCCTTATCCAACTCCACACCCAAGGCCTGGCCCAGGATCAACTATtgccagtggggtgggggaggcagcAGGGAAGCGCCAGCCAGGCTGAGCACCCACAGCACCCTGGAACAGCCGCCACCCACACCCAGCTCCCTGCTGCACTGAGGAAGGACTGGAGCTTAGAGACCCCAAGGGAAGCCGCTCCACCCCTGTGGACAGACACACTCGGCCACACGGAGGCTGCTTTACACACAGTTTAATCAGAGTCACAGGTCACAGGCCAGGCAGGTGGCGGTGGGAGAGCAGGGGCCTCAGCTCCCTCACACACCCGCCTGCCTGGTGACACCCTGCAGAGCCGCCCAGTGCTCTCCCTCGAGAAGGACAGGACGTGGATGAGGGGCAGGAAAGGGCAGTGGAAACGTGGGTGCCAGGCAGAGGATGACTGGGTGCCAGGACAGTCAGGCTGGAACTGGGGAGGGGCGGAGGGTGTCCATACGGGAGGCGGGGTCTCCTCCATCACGAGGACCCCCTGCAGCcccggggaggggagggacatgCCGGCGGATCCAGGACACATAGCTCGTAACGCGGGCGTACACCCCCGGGAAGTCACCGTGACCACAGAAGGTGCCCCAGCTCACCACCCCCACCTGGACCCAGGTGCAATTCCACCTGCACACAAGGGGGCCCCCGGCGTCGCCCTGTGAGGAGAGATGGCACTCAGCAAGGACTCCCCATGTGCCCCACGGCCACAGGGGTGGCATCCCCAGGAGGGGACAGACAGGTGCGTCCGGAGTCTCACCGGGCATGGGCCGTGGTTCCCGTCCCCGGCACACAGCATGCCGTCCTTGACAACCTGCTCAAACCGCTTCGTGTTGTTGGAAGGAAAATGGTGGCAATAGATCTGATTGCAGACGACGTTGCTCCTGACCTTCACCTTCGCCTCCCGAAGGATGAGGGGCCGGGGCAGTGGCTCTGCAGGGAGAGGCGCAGGGAGGCTCAGGGGCCTGGCAGGGACAGGCTCCGGCTTCGCGTCTTATCCGGAGCTAAGGCGTATGATTCACTTGGAGCTAGACCCTCCCTGGCCCCGAGGCCATAGTCCCCGACACCAGACCACAAAACGGCAGGACTCACTCTTAGAAACTACTAGAGGGAGGGCACgggggggctcacgcctgtaaccccagcactttgggaggctgaggtgggaggatcacttgagcccaggagttcaagaccagcctgggcaacatggtgaaactccatctctactaaaaatacaaaaattagctgggtgtggtggcgggctcctccagaggcttgaacccgggaggtggaggttgcaatgagttgaggtctgggcgacagaaagagactccatctcaaaaattaaaacaaaataaaataaaattagccaggcgtggtggcgcacaacGGTAGTCTCAGCTATCAgatacttggagggctgaggcgggaggatcgtttgagcccaggagtttgtgtggtggctcacgcttgtggttcagctactcaggaggctgaggtgggaggaccacttgagcctcggagccggaggctgtagtgagctatgatcacaccgctgtactccagcctgggcgacagagggagaccctgactcaaaagcaattttgtaaatacaaaattttaagaaagaaactaTTAGGGAAAAGCATGGGACCAGGAATCCCTCTGGACCGAGATACGATGGAATGAGGGCGGCGGCTCCGGGCGCTGGGGCGCTGCGGGGCCCAGGACGAGTTCCCACCCTCCCTTCACTCGGGGTTTCTTGCTGCGGAGGAACAGCCACCAGCGAGCCGCTGAGGATGGAGCGGATTCACAAAGAGGCCGTCGGGAGGTGCCAGGAGCACCCCCAAGTCCCACCTCCAGAACTTGTCGCTGTGACCTTGTTTGGAAGTAGGGCCTTTGCAGATGGACTGGAGTTAAGATGGGGTCCTGTTACCCTCAATACACTGCCCAGTGtccttggaggaggagggagggagcctGGAGGACAGGACCACAAGCCCAGGGAGTCGGAGACCCCCGAAGCTGGGAAGGCTTAGACTGGGCTGTCCCTCGGGGCCTCTGAAGGAAGCCAGCCCAGCCCACGCCTGGAGTTTGGACGTTTCACCTCCAGAACCGAGAGAGAATCAATCCCTGCTGCTCCGAGCGACCTCGCCTGTGGTCACCTGTCTCGGCACCGACACTCCACGCCATCTCCCCACATCCCCACCCAGGTGACCCTGCTCCTGACCTCCATGTCCAATGTCACCCCAGCCGGTCACCCAGCAGGTCTTCCCCGAGGGGACGTCCAGGGAGACAGGCGGGAGCGAGACGGGGTGGACGAGCTCGGACAGCGGCACAGGGGCCTCCAGCTTCAGCAGGGCGATGTCCGCGCCACCCTGGACGGACAGGCTCTCGTTGTACTGGGGGTGGCGGAGGATCTCGGCCACCTTCGTCCGCTGGTCGTCCTTATAGAGCCTCAGCTGCCCAACCTGCACCCTAAACGCACAggcctccagctcctccctggGAAGAGGAGCAGGCGCCTCTCAGAGTGAGGCCGGACACTCAGGGTGCTTCCCCTGCATCCTGGGAGGGGCCCCTGGCACACCTGACCCCtgcctgtccccacccccactcccacccgcCAAGGGGATGGCAGGCCCCACTCACGGCCCAAGGCAGTGGGCAGCGGTCAGCACCCACTCGGGATGGATGAGGGAGCCCCCGCAGATGTGCTCCCACATGCCCTTCTTCATGCTGTAGAACCTCAGGCTGACCTGCCAGGGGTACCTCCTGGCCGAGACGTCACAGCCCCCGACGATGCCCACCTGCTCATGCCCCGTGCCAGGCTCTGGGGAGACAAGGGAGGGCCTTGAGGGGGCCGGACGAGGGTCTTCCCTGAGCTCAGGGGCACCGGACGGTCCTCTCGCCCCCCAGGGCCGGCACTCTGAGCCCAGGGCGGGGCAGGGACGGGGTCCTGGGCAGCGGGGACATTGGGTGGGGTGGACTCGCCTGGGTTCCTGGGCACAGAGCCCCCCAGACAGGGGAGGGTCAGGAGCAGCAGCCACAGCATCTGTGGGGAGAAAGCCGGGGCCTGCGGTGAGGTGACTTGAGCCCCAGCTGGGTTCTGGGAATGGAAAGGGGTTTGGAGTGGGCTGCGTCCTCACACCCAGGTTTCTCCGCCTCCTCCCCGCCTGCCTCAGAGCCCATTTATCTCTCAGACAGAGGAAGTAGGCGGGTGGGGCAGCCCCTTCTGGGCACACTCAGGAACAGATCTCAGAGTGCTGAGGGCagatggggccaggtgcagagCTCCACCCGGCGGGACCGGGTCCCAGGCACAGAAACAGTGTGTGAACCACAGCCACCCCCGAGGGGGGTTCTGAGAAATGGTCAACGCAGGGaaaggaagcagcagcagcaccccagctggggagggaggagcgCGCCTTCTTCAGGACGCCACCCCTCTTCTCCAGCCGGCTCCCCTCCCTCACCCTCGCCTGGGACACCCGGCGTTCTGGGGAATGAAGGATTCACTTCTCGGTGCCTGGAGCCCGTTCTCCTCCTTGGCCCAAAATGTCCACCTCCCCAAAATAACCCAGAGTGCCCCGTGATGGCCGGGGGTTGCCAGAACCGGCTCCAGGAGAGTGTGCCAGTCCCAAGCCCAGGGCACCACCAGCAGCCTCGGTCCGCTGACCTCTCTCTAGGACCGTCTGCTGCCTGGAGGCGCTGGGGTGGAGGCCAGAACTCACAACCCAGCTGGGCGCtgcggctcacacctggaatcccagcacgtcaggaggccaaggtgagtgaatcacaaggtcaggagttcgagaccagcctgggcaaattggtgaaactccgtgtctactaaaaatacaaaaattagccgggtgtggtggtgggcacctgtaatcccagccactcaggaggctaaggcaggagaatcggttgaacccggaaggcagaggttgcagtgagtggagattgcaccactgcactccagcctgggtgaaagagggagactctgtctcaaaaaaaaaaaaaaaaaaaaaagagagagagagagagaaaagaaagaaaaagaaacatggccCAGCCTGGACTTGTCAGCAGCTCTGAGGAATGAGGACTCAACGACATGCCCTTTAATCTGTCTCTGAGACCCTGAAGCGCCCCGGTATGTCGTGCTCCCCACGGAAGAGGGTCGTGAGGACCCAGGAGCCCTCCGCCGCCAGCCCCCCAGCATCCGTGTCCCTGAACATCTGGATGCTGCTGGAGGCGACTGTCAGTGCGGGACCGCAGTGCAGACCCCACCTGGCCACTCTCGGCCTCATCCCACGCCCTTCTTGGTCCCACCGACAAGGAGACAGCAGGAACCATAGACCTTCCCCAACCCCAGCTACACCCCGCCCCCGGCCCACGTGGCATCTCAACCCGCCCAAGGGCAGCAGCCCCCAGAGAACAGCCAGGGGTGCAGCCCCCCAGTCCTCTCCCCAGCTGTCTCTCCGCCCCCCCCCAGCACAGCCAGCAGCCTGGTCCAGCTCGGCATCTGCTCGCCAGGGGGCGCATCCCCAGGCCTGCGTGCAGCGGCCAATCCGTGTGGGTCTGTGGCAATCCCAGTTCTGGCCTCCCCGGAAGAAAACACTCGACGGAGGGGCACACggcagaaggagagactgaggcaagttttagagcaggagtgaacgTTTATTATAAAGCtttagaggccgggcgcggtgctcactcccgtaatcccagcactgtgggaggccgaggcaggaggatggctggagatcaggagttcgagaccagcctggcccacatggtgaaaccgcatctctgctaaaaatagaaaaattagccgggtgtgggggcgggcacctgtaaccccagctactcgggaggctgaggcgggagaatcgtttgaacctggaagtggaggctgcagtgagctgagatcgcagcctgggtgacagtgagaacctgtctcaaaaatactaataataaataaataaaaaccagcaGCTTTAGAGCAGGAACCAAATGAAAGCAACTACACTTGGAAAGGGCCCAAGCAGGCAACTTGAAAgacaagttgtgtgtgtgtgtgtttagatggagtctcactctgtggcccggctggagtgcagtgctgagatctccgctctctgcaacctccacctcccgggttcaagcgattttcctgcctcggcctccaaatcagctggggttacaggctcgcaccaccacacgcggttaattgtgtatttttagtagagacggggtttcaccatgttgtccaggatggtctcgatctcttgacctcgtgatccgcccgcctaggcctcccaaagtgctgggattacaggccacagtTTGATCTCTGACTTGGGGTCTCATAGGTTGGTTCCGGGGTCTCCCGTCCCTTCTCCCGTGATTATGCCCGTGTGTGGGCTATCTGCACGTGCAGGGGCCTGCTGGTACTCGGGAGGGGGGCGTATGTGGTTCGTTTGCTGGAGTTGTGCCCGTCCTGGCTTTAGGAGCTCTCCACGACCCGCCCGCTCACCGGCCCCCGAGACCGGGTTCAGGTGTTTGCTCTCTATCGGGAGCGCCGTGCCCTGGCCCCAGCTGtagccaattattattttagcgaAGCAGTTAGTACCCGCCCGCCCGTCACCTGGCAGTCACCACCGACATTCCTGGTGTGTGGGTCccggagccctctcctgccctgcccgTGCCTGACCAGCTGCTTCTGCCACGGGCCCAGCAATCACAGGTGGCCAGCAGGACACGCTCCTGTGACCCACAGCCACAGCAGTGAGTGTTTCCCACCTGAGATCTCCTTCCCCTGGAAACCCAGGTCAGCCCCACTCAACCCACTTGGTCTGGCTCCTGGTCTCTCTCAGTCCCTTTCTcttgcctcctccctccctgtgg
It contains:
- the LOC144578539 gene encoding mastin-like; its protein translation is MLWLLLLTLPCLGGSVPRNPEPGTGHEQVGIVGGCDVSARRYPWQVSLRFYSMKKGMWEHICGGSLIHPEWVLTAAHCLGPEELEACAFRVQVGQLRLYKDDQRTKVAEILRHPQYNESLSVQGGADIALLKLEAPVPLSELVHPVSLPPVSLDVPSGKTCWVTGWGDIGHGGQEQGHLGGDVGRWRGVSVPRQVTTGEVARSTARWWLFLRSKKPRVKGGWELVLGPAAPQRPEPPPSFHQPLPRPLILREAKVKVRSNVVCNQIYCHHFPSNNTKRFEQVVKDGMLCAGDGNHGPCPGDAGGPLVCRWNCTWVQVGVVSWGTFCGHGDFPGVYARVTSYVSWIRRHVPPLPGAAGGPRDGGDPASRMDTLRPSPVPA